In Stigmatopora nigra isolate UIUO_SnigA chromosome 18, RoL_Snig_1.1, whole genome shotgun sequence, one genomic interval encodes:
- the sox9a gene encoding transcription factor SOX-9a, with protein sequence MNLLDPYLKMSDEQDKCLSDAPSPSMSEDSAGSPCPSGSVSGSGSGSGSDTENTRPSENALLRVEAALGDFKKDEDDKFPACIRDAVSQVLKGYDWTLVPMPVRVNGSSKNKPHVKRPMNAFMVWAQAARRKLADQYPHLHNAELSKTLGKLWRLLNEGEKRPFVEEAERLRVQHKKDHPDYKYQPRRRKSVKNGQSEAEDGSEQTHISPNAIFKALQQADSPASSLGEVHSPGEHSGSQGPPTPPTTPKTDLTSGKMDLKREGGLRSLSDGGQRQLNIDFRDVDIGELSSDVISHIETFDVNEFDQYLPPNGHPGSVSGPGTPVAYTGTYSIGGTAAPVSPSSGAAAWLPKTQQGQQPQHTLSPLGGGSESAQAQHRTTQIKTEQLSPSHFSEQQGSPQHVAYSPFNLQHYSPPASYPAISRAQAYDFGEHQGGAASFYSHAGAGQGSGLYSTFSYMSSPPSQRPMYTPIADNSGVPSIPQSSPQHWEQAPVYTQLTRP encoded by the exons ATGAATCTTCTCGACCCCTACCTAAAGATGTCGGACGAACAAGACAAATGTCTGTCCGATGCTCCGAGCCCGAGTATGTCCGAGGACTCGGCGGGTTCCCCGTGTCCGTCCGGGTCCGTTTCGGGTTCGGGTTCCGGCTCGGGTTCGGACACGGAGAACACGCGTCCGTCTGAGAACGCCCTTCTCCGCGTGGAGGCGGCCCTGGGCGACTTCAAGAAGGACGAGGACGACAAGTTCCCGGCCTGCATCCGTGACGCCGTGTCCCAGGTCCTCAAGGGCTACGATTGGACCTTGGTACCCATGCCGGTCCGGGTCAACGGATCTAGCAAGAACAAGCCTCACGTCAAGAGACCCATGAACGCCTTCATGGTTTGGGCGCAGGCGGCCAGGAGGAAGCTGGCCGACCAGTACCCGCACCTGCACAACGCCGAGCTCAGCAAGACCTTGGGCAAACTCTGGAG ACTTCTGAACGAAGGCGAGAAGCGTCCCTTCGTAGAGGAGGCCGAGCGCCTCCGTGTGCAGCACAAGAAGGACCACCCCGACTACAAATACCAGCCCAGGCGGAGGAAGTCGGTGAAGAACGGGCAGAGCGAGGCCGAGGATGGCAGTGAGCAGACCCACATTTCGCCCAACGCCATTTTTAAAGCCTTGCAGCAGGCGGATTCTCCGGCTTCTAGTTTGGGAGAGGTGCACTCACCTGGGGAGCATTCAG GTTCCCAAGGCCCCCCTACGCCTCCCACCACCCCAAAAACTGACCTCACCTCAGGCAAGATGGACCTAAAGCGCGAAGGCGGTCTGAGATCCCTAAGCGACGGCGGCCAGCGCCAACTCAACATCGACTTCCGCGACGTGGACATTGGCGAACTGAGCAGCGACGTCATCTCCCACATCGAGACCTTCGACGTCAACGAATTCGACCAATACCTGCCGCCCAACGGCCACCCGGGTTCGGTGAGCGGTCCGGGCACCCCCGTCGCCTACACCGGCACCTACAGCATCGGCGGCACCGCCGCTCCAGTCAGCCCTTCTTCGGGGGCGGCGGCCTGGCTCCCCAAAACCCAGCAAGGACAGCAACCGCAACACACCCTGAGCCCCCTGGGGGGCGGCTCCGAGTCGGCTCAGGCCCAACACAGGACGACCCAAATCAAGACGGAGCAGCTGAGCCCCAGCCACTTCAGCGAGCAGCAGGGTTCCCCCCAACACGTGGCCTACAGCCCCTTCAACCTGCAGCACTACAGCCCCCCGGCCTCGTACCCGGCCATCTCCAGGGCGCAAGCGTACGACTTTGGCGAGCACCAGGGGGGCGCCGCTTCCTTCTACAGCCACGCGGGGGCCGGCCAGGGTTCGGGCCTCTACTCGACTTTCAGCTACATGAGCAGCCCCCCCAGCCAGAGGCCCATGTACACGCCCATCGCCGACAACTCGGGGGTGCCGTCCATACCCCAGAGTAGCCCCCAGCACTGGGAGCAGGCACCGGTCTACACTCAGCTCACCAGACCCTAa